In Gemmatimonadota bacterium, a single genomic region encodes these proteins:
- a CDS encoding glycosyltransferase yields MRALFLSGATAWEGGARVFATVARALAERGHDTWFAAPAGCEAAAQAAARGTQVVALPARRSARGDAKRLREQLPRDFVDVVFVHDDREQLAATFAVRGAKRGGVVRRVPAGAKLELTWRGRRAERLLPARHLYTSETPPTGHAAPSGTLAPMRAELGVDAEPSSLEAGSRNGAAGGGGADAPIVLACLATRGSLRRATNVVRAVALLAQRHATLRLRVIGSVAADEELKLLAAALGIARRVEWLGHPPDMTAALRDVAAGWVVADGDDAALGALDLMARGVAVLAERTSVAARYVNHGIQGTLMATLDPPLMAAETAVLLSDRARRAAMGAAGRARAEREFPFRDMLAAFEQAARSTRERVTSRSAPGAP; encoded by the coding sequence ATGCGGGCACTCTTCCTGAGCGGCGCAACGGCGTGGGAGGGCGGGGCGCGCGTCTTTGCCACCGTGGCGCGGGCCCTGGCCGAACGCGGGCACGACACCTGGTTCGCCGCACCGGCGGGGTGCGAAGCGGCCGCGCAGGCGGCCGCGCGCGGGACGCAGGTCGTCGCGCTTCCGGCCCGGCGCAGCGCCCGCGGCGATGCCAAGCGACTGCGCGAGCAGCTGCCGCGCGACTTCGTCGACGTCGTGTTCGTCCACGACGATCGCGAGCAGCTGGCGGCGACCTTCGCGGTGCGTGGCGCCAAGCGCGGCGGCGTGGTGCGGCGCGTGCCCGCCGGGGCCAAGCTCGAGCTGACGTGGCGTGGGCGACGCGCCGAACGCCTGCTCCCCGCGCGCCACCTGTACACGAGCGAGACGCCGCCGACGGGACACGCCGCCCCCAGCGGGACGCTCGCGCCGATGCGCGCGGAACTCGGCGTCGACGCCGAACCATCGTCGCTGGAGGCCGGCAGCCGCAACGGCGCGGCGGGGGGCGGTGGCGCCGACGCCCCCATCGTGCTCGCGTGCCTCGCGACGCGCGGATCGCTCCGGCGGGCCACCAACGTGGTGCGCGCCGTGGCCCTGCTGGCGCAGCGCCATGCGACGTTGCGGTTGCGGGTCATCGGGTCGGTCGCCGCCGACGAGGAACTCAAGCTCCTCGCCGCTGCCCTCGGCATCGCCCGGCGTGTGGAGTGGCTCGGGCATCCGCCCGACATGACGGCGGCGTTGCGCGACGTGGCGGCCGGCTGGGTCGTGGCCGACGGCGACGACGCCGCGTTAGGTGCGCTCGACCTCATGGCGCGCGGCGTGGCGGTGCTCGCCGAGCGGACGTCGGTGGCGGCGCGCTACGTGAACCACGGGATCCAGGGGACGCTCATGGCGACGCTCGATCCGCCGCTGATGGCCGCGGAGACCGCTGTCCTGCTGTCGGATCGCGCTCGCCGAGCGGCGATGGGGGCGGCGGGACGTGCGCGAGCGGAGCGCGAGTTCCCCTTCCGCGACATGCTGGCCGCCTTCGAGCAGGCGGCGCGCTCCACGCGCGAGCGCGTGACGTCACGCAGCGCGCCGGGCGCGCCGTGA
- a CDS encoding glycosyltransferase family 2 protein has protein sequence MSARPLQGTVAGRDGTTLPVGSVPVTVIIAARNEAGDIGDCVRSVSWAREVLVVENDSTDDTIDEARAAGATVFRHPFTTIGAQRNAAIERATQPWILVVDADERGTPALGAEVARLVTSPPAASSGAPRAYRAPRRNFFFGREIRHGGWERDRPVRLFEAALRYDERPVHEHVIVEGTPATLGEPLLHTPYATLDEYFEKLGRYSRSWAEQHFARGRRAGLADLLVRPVGRVVSMLLLRGGWRDGMHGVVLAALAGMSVAAKYAQLWALARRGADRVGGPPQKTR, from the coding sequence GTGAGCGCGCGACCGTTGCAGGGCACCGTCGCCGGGCGCGACGGGACGACGCTCCCCGTCGGCTCTGTCCCGGTGACCGTCATCATCGCGGCGCGGAACGAAGCGGGGGACATTGGCGACTGCGTGCGCAGCGTGTCATGGGCGCGCGAGGTGCTGGTGGTGGAGAACGACTCGACCGACGACACGATCGACGAGGCGCGCGCGGCGGGCGCGACGGTCTTCCGGCACCCGTTCACGACGATCGGGGCGCAGCGGAATGCCGCGATCGAGCGCGCGACGCAGCCATGGATCCTCGTGGTCGATGCCGACGAGCGCGGCACGCCGGCCCTCGGCGCCGAGGTCGCGCGCCTGGTGACGTCTCCGCCAGCTGCATCCAGCGGGGCGCCCCGTGCCTACCGCGCGCCCCGGCGCAACTTCTTCTTCGGGCGCGAGATAAGGCACGGCGGGTGGGAGCGTGACCGACCCGTGCGGCTCTTCGAGGCGGCGCTGCGTTACGACGAACGTCCGGTGCACGAGCACGTCATCGTCGAGGGGACACCGGCCACGTTAGGCGAGCCGCTGCTGCACACGCCGTACGCCACGCTCGACGAGTACTTCGAGAAGCTGGGGCGCTACTCGCGGTCGTGGGCGGAGCAGCACTTCGCGCGCGGTCGGCGTGCCGGCCTGGCCGACCTGCTGGTGCGCCCGGTCGGGCGCGTGGTGAGCATGCTCCTGCTGCGTGGCGGGTGGCGCGACGGGATGCACGGCGTGGTCCTCGCGGCGCTGGCGGGGATGAGCGTGGCGGCCAAGTACGCGCAGCTGTGGGCATTGGCGCGGCGCGGTGCCGATCGCGTGGGGGGCCCCCCCCAAAAGACACGTTAG
- a CDS encoding glycosyltransferase family 4 protein, translating to MRHLFVTQDYAPDLGGMARRHVELCRRFAPESVIVSTVASAGAPPFDRGEPYRIVREPFAFAAAKRFSSQLTWSGHLARLCRDGVDVVHLGNIRPCGYAVEIAMRRVPTPYLVYVNGGDLLRERQKTAESVAKRWSARDIFGRAAGIVANSAWTAALAREVMTAVGVATAPPVAAIDLGTDPAQFAPARDSGALRRRLGIGGARLVLTVARLVPHKGQDVAMRAIAALGASAGDTHYVIVGEGDDAPRLRALSESLGLGARVHLTGALSDADIAEAYATADVYIGLSRVDSAINAEGFGISFVEASASGTPCIAGDSGGVRSAVRDGETGFVVSPTDEAAVAAALRRLLGDDALRASMGDAGRRAVESHYNWDRVARQTLDFTRACLSSSRRE from the coding sequence GTGCGTCACCTCTTCGTCACGCAGGACTACGCCCCGGACCTCGGTGGCATGGCGCGCCGCCACGTCGAACTGTGCCGCCGCTTCGCCCCCGAGTCGGTCATCGTCTCCACCGTGGCCTCGGCCGGCGCGCCTCCCTTCGATCGAGGGGAACCCTACCGCATCGTCCGCGAGCCGTTTGCCTTCGCCGCCGCCAAGCGCTTCTCCTCGCAACTCACCTGGTCGGGACACCTCGCCCGGCTCTGTCGCGATGGGGTCGACGTCGTCCACCTCGGCAACATCCGTCCCTGTGGATACGCCGTCGAGATCGCCATGCGCCGCGTTCCCACCCCCTACCTCGTCTATGTCAACGGCGGTGACCTGCTGCGCGAGCGACAGAAGACGGCCGAGAGCGTGGCCAAGCGCTGGTCGGCGCGCGACATCTTCGGGCGCGCGGCCGGGATCGTCGCCAACTCGGCCTGGACGGCGGCGCTCGCACGCGAGGTGATGACGGCCGTCGGCGTGGCGACCGCGCCACCCGTGGCGGCGATCGACCTGGGGACCGATCCGGCGCAGTTCGCACCGGCGCGCGACAGCGGTGCCCTGCGGCGGCGCCTGGGCATCGGGGGCGCGCGCCTCGTGCTGACGGTGGCGCGCCTGGTGCCGCACAAGGGGCAGGACGTCGCCATGCGCGCCATCGCGGCGTTGGGGGCGTCGGCTGGCGACACGCACTATGTGATCGTGGGCGAGGGCGACGATGCTCCGCGGCTGCGTGCCCTGTCCGAATCGCTCGGCCTCGGGGCCCGTGTGCACCTGACGGGAGCGCTCTCCGACGCCGACATCGCCGAGGCGTACGCCACGGCGGACGTCTACATCGGGCTGTCGCGCGTCGACAGCGCGATCAACGCCGAGGGGTTCGGCATTTCCTTCGTCGAGGCGTCGGCCAGCGGGACGCCGTGCATCGCCGGCGACTCCGGCGGCGTGCGGTCGGCGGTACGCGACGGGGAGACGGGATTCGTCGTCTCGCCAACCGATGAGGCGGCGGTCGCGGCCGCCCTCCGGCGGCTGCTCGGCGACGACGCCCTTCGCGCGTCGATGGGTGATGCGGGGCGCCGGGCGGTGGAATCGCATTACAATTGGGATCGGGTCGCGCGCCAGACGCTCGACTTCACCCGCGCCTGCCTGTCGTCCTCTCGCCGCGAATGA
- a CDS encoding lysophospholipid acyltransferase family protein yields the protein MTVPAAPPARASAPAKLPPSQRPPTLGHRVQFALIKGLFAWLGTMPLESARRMGERIGRLGYFPLGIRKKVVVRQIAAAFPGLGDAQVREIAKRAYAHIGRVSVEMSLVARMGPQGVFALFEEESDIDLVQRHLAEGRGVIAFAGHVGSWELVGAYLAARGVPTDAVARRMNNRLFDAFVNKTRTDTGITVVYDDEAVRRIPRSMKEGRLVGLIADQGVMGLASTFVTFFGRPAKTPKGPAVFALRYKVPIIFVSALLQPSGKYRFCAQEIEPVDTGDRDADVDATVARFTQALERVVRRYPEQYFWHHRRWKRQPPGTPPELREPV from the coding sequence ATGACCGTTCCCGCCGCTCCTCCTGCCCGCGCCTCGGCGCCGGCCAAGCTCCCGCCGAGCCAGCGTCCCCCGACGCTGGGGCATCGGGTGCAGTTCGCGCTGATCAAGGGGCTGTTCGCCTGGCTCGGGACCATGCCGCTGGAGTCGGCGCGCCGGATGGGCGAGCGCATCGGGCGGCTGGGGTACTTCCCGTTAGGCATCCGGAAGAAGGTGGTCGTGCGGCAGATCGCGGCCGCCTTTCCCGGGCTTGGCGACGCGCAGGTGCGCGAGATCGCCAAGCGGGCGTATGCGCACATCGGGCGCGTCTCGGTCGAGATGTCGCTGGTGGCGCGCATGGGGCCCCAGGGGGTCTTCGCGCTGTTCGAGGAGGAGAGCGACATCGACCTCGTGCAGCGCCACCTGGCCGAGGGGCGTGGGGTCATCGCCTTCGCCGGGCACGTAGGGAGCTGGGAGCTGGTCGGGGCGTATCTTGCAGCTCGCGGCGTCCCCACCGACGCCGTCGCCCGCCGGATGAACAACCGCCTGTTCGACGCCTTCGTCAACAAGACGCGCACCGACACCGGGATCACGGTCGTGTACGACGACGAGGCGGTACGGCGCATCCCGCGGTCGATGAAGGAGGGACGGCTGGTCGGGCTCATCGCCGACCAGGGGGTCATGGGGCTCGCGTCGACGTTCGTGACGTTCTTCGGGCGACCGGCCAAGACGCCCAAGGGCCCCGCCGTCTTCGCCCTGCGCTACAAGGTCCCGATCATCTTCGTCTCGGCGCTGTTGCAGCCGAGCGGGAAGTATCGCTTCTGCGCCCAGGAGATCGAGCCGGTGGACACCGGTGACCGCGACGCCGACGTCGACGCCACCGTGGCCCGCTTCACCCAGGCGCTGGAGCGCGTGGTGCGCCGCTATCCCGAGCAGTACTTCTGGCACCACCGTCGGTGGAAGCGGCAGCCCCCCGGAACGCCGCCGGAACTGCGAGAGCCGGTCTAG
- a CDS encoding aminotransferase class V-fold PLP-dependent enzyme — MTDVAARAGHPAPDAAAIARLEAVAAREFPRVLRPGVTFLNNASTGPLPESALRALADFNAMRAEPWTISQDFQFGTVARSRELLARLVGAWAGEIALMTNTSYGLNLAARALPLRPGDVVLSSDREFPSNIYPWMALERSRGVRFERIPCVGRLADEAAILAALDRPGVRVLVLSWVSFETGYAIDIARVGRACAERGIFFVVDAIQGLGALTLDLSQLPVDILACGCQKWLLSPWGTGFVYVRRALIEALEPSDVGWMSVRDSDDFTRMLEYDFTYRDDARRFEVVTLPFQDFAGMNASLDLFFEVGPAVAAARIAEHVAHIFDWAQHHPEMRIVSSAEPARRSGIVAVVPPEPARASQALWAAGVAHSLREGAIRLSPHWYTPASHVARALALLEQAER, encoded by the coding sequence ATGACCGATGTCGCCGCTCGCGCTGGACACCCCGCCCCGGACGCCGCCGCAATCGCCCGCCTCGAGGCGGTCGCCGCGCGCGAGTTTCCGCGGGTGCTGCGTCCCGGCGTCACGTTCCTGAACAACGCCTCCACCGGCCCGCTCCCCGAGTCGGCGCTTCGCGCGCTCGCCGACTTCAACGCGATGCGTGCCGAGCCCTGGACGATTTCGCAGGACTTCCAGTTCGGCACCGTGGCGCGCTCGCGCGAGCTGCTCGCCCGCCTCGTGGGGGCTTGGGCGGGGGAGATCGCGCTGATGACCAACACCAGCTACGGGCTCAACCTCGCCGCGCGCGCGCTGCCGTTGCGCCCCGGCGATGTCGTGCTGTCGAGCGACCGCGAGTTTCCGTCGAACATCTATCCGTGGATGGCGCTCGAGCGATCGCGCGGCGTGCGCTTCGAGCGCATCCCGTGTGTAGGGCGACTGGCCGACGAAGCCGCGATCCTCGCCGCCCTCGATCGCCCCGGCGTCCGCGTCCTCGTCCTCTCGTGGGTGTCGTTCGAGACCGGCTACGCGATCGACATCGCGCGCGTCGGCCGCGCGTGCGCCGAGCGCGGGATCTTCTTCGTCGTCGATGCCATCCAGGGGCTGGGCGCGCTCACGCTCGACCTGTCGCAGCTGCCGGTCGACATCCTCGCCTGCGGCTGCCAGAAGTGGCTGCTGTCGCCGTGGGGGACGGGGTTCGTCTACGTGCGGCGCGCCCTCATCGAGGCGCTGGAACCGAGCGATGTGGGGTGGATGTCGGTGCGCGACTCCGATGACTTCACGCGCATGCTGGAGTACGACTTCACCTACCGCGACGATGCACGCCGCTTCGAGGTGGTCACGCTCCCCTTCCAGGACTTCGCGGGGATGAACGCCTCGCTCGATCTCTTCTTCGAGGTGGGGCCGGCGGTGGCGGCCGCGCGCATCGCCGAGCACGTGGCGCACATCTTCGACTGGGCGCAACACCACCCCGAGATGCGGATCGTCTCGTCGGCCGAGCCGGCACGCCGATCGGGGATCGTCGCCGTGGTCCCTCCCGAGCCGGCGCGCGCCTCGCAGGCGCTGTGGGCAGCTGGCGTCGCACACTCGTTGCGCGAGGGGGCGATTCGCCTCTCGCCGCACTGGTACACGCCGGCCTCGCACGTGGCGCGCGCGCTGGCGTTGCTGGAACAGGCCGAACGTTAG